In the genome of Nocardioides seonyuensis, one region contains:
- a CDS encoding SDR family NAD(P)-dependent oxidoreductase has protein sequence MGKLDNKIAIVTGAGQGIGKAISERLAADGATVVVTDINEAAAKETAAALGNDAIGVRTDVTDRDSVNAMVDQVKAQLGHIDVLVNNAGWDKAEPFVDSEPETWERVIAINLYGVLNTSKAVLPIMAEQGSGRVVNLASDAGRTGSSGEAVYSAAKGGVIAFTKATAREMARSQVSINCVCPGPTDTALFASMGGEKLREALTRAIPFRRLGQPDDIANAVAFFASDDAAFITGQTLSVSGGLTMV, from the coding sequence ATGGGAAAGCTCGACAACAAGATCGCCATCGTCACCGGCGCCGGCCAGGGCATCGGCAAGGCCATCTCGGAGCGCCTCGCGGCCGACGGTGCCACCGTCGTCGTCACCGACATCAACGAGGCGGCAGCCAAGGAGACCGCGGCCGCGCTCGGCAACGACGCCATCGGCGTCCGCACCGACGTCACCGACCGCGACTCCGTCAACGCGATGGTCGACCAGGTCAAGGCACAGCTGGGTCACATCGACGTCCTGGTCAACAACGCCGGCTGGGACAAGGCCGAGCCCTTCGTCGACTCCGAGCCCGAGACCTGGGAGCGCGTCATCGCGATCAACCTCTACGGGGTGCTCAACACCTCGAAGGCCGTGCTGCCGATCATGGCCGAGCAAGGTAGCGGCCGCGTCGTGAACCTCGCCTCCGACGCAGGGCGTACAGGCTCCTCGGGCGAGGCGGTCTACTCCGCGGCCAAGGGCGGGGTCATCGCCTTCACCAAGGCGACCGCCCGAGAGATGGCCCGCAGCCAGGTGTCGATCAACTGCGTGTGCCCCGGACCGACCGACACGGCACTGTTTGCGAGCATGGGCGGCGAGAAGCTGCGCGAGGCCCTGACCAGGGCGATCCCGTTCCGCCGCCTGGGCCAGCCCGACGACATCGCCAACGCGGTGGCCTTCTTCGCCTCCGACGACGCCGCCTTCATCACCGGCCAGACCCTCAGCGTCAGCGGCGGCCTCACGATGGTGTGA
- a CDS encoding enoyl-CoA hydratase/isomerase family protein, protein MSTTYETLLLDITDGVALVTVNRPEVRNAISRQVLADLRSVLADLRDDDAAGVVVFTGAGEKAFVAGADISQLQHYTLHTALASEMQRVYDEIEAFEKPTIAAVNGFALGGGCELAMSCDIRIAADSARFGVPETTLSVLPGAGGTQRLARLVGTGRAIEMILTGRMVLADEALAHGLVTSVVPAADLVDSVRETAHQILAKGPLAVRLAKLVVRAGMDTDQHTGLVIERLAQALLYTTDDKQEGAEAFLAKRPPVFQGR, encoded by the coding sequence ATGTCGACGACCTACGAGACCCTCCTGCTCGACATCACCGACGGTGTCGCCCTGGTCACCGTCAACCGGCCCGAGGTCCGCAACGCAATCAGCCGCCAGGTGCTCGCCGACCTGCGGTCGGTGCTGGCAGACCTGCGCGACGACGACGCCGCCGGTGTGGTGGTCTTCACCGGGGCCGGCGAGAAGGCGTTCGTCGCCGGCGCCGACATCTCCCAGCTGCAGCACTACACCCTGCACACGGCCCTCGCCTCGGAGATGCAGCGCGTGTACGACGAGATCGAGGCGTTCGAGAAGCCCACCATCGCCGCCGTCAACGGGTTCGCGCTCGGTGGCGGGTGCGAGCTCGCCATGTCGTGCGACATCCGCATCGCGGCCGACTCGGCCAGGTTCGGCGTGCCAGAGACCACCCTGTCGGTCCTGCCCGGCGCCGGAGGCACGCAGCGCCTGGCCCGGCTCGTCGGCACGGGGCGCGCCATCGAGATGATCCTGACCGGCCGGATGGTGCTGGCCGACGAGGCGCTGGCACACGGACTGGTGACGTCGGTGGTGCCGGCGGCCGACCTGGTCGACAGCGTCCGCGAGACCGCTCACCAGATCCTCGCGAAGGGTCCGCTCGCCGTCCGGCTCGCCAAGCTCGTCGTACGCGCCGGGATGGACACCGACCAGCACACCGGGCTGGTCATCGAGCGCCTCGCTCAGGCGCTGCTCTACACCACCGACGACAAGCAGGAGGGCGCCGAGGCGTTCCTCGCCAAGCGCCCGCCCGTCTTCCAGGGGCGCTGA
- a CDS encoding acyl-CoA dehydrogenase family protein: MFYADDEDQEAFRAEIRRFAAKTLAPHYQSDDKAATFRRELALDMAGMGLTGLRIPEQYGGQDATAVIAGVAAEEVGRADFNATYLIINTALISDIIVRNATDEQKAAWLPGIASGETVPCICITEPGHGTDAASLELKAVRDGDGWTLHGEKTSITLGMASDRAVVLARTGGPGARGVSAFWVDLSHPSVTRAPFDDLGSRAIGRASLHFSGTPVGADGLIGNEGDGFVSVMQGFDYSRAIIGLACLGAAQASLDEALQWSRDREAFGKPIGTFQGVAFPLAEQATYVKGARHVCYEALWRKDQDLEHSAEAAMSKFWAPKLSAEVIHQCLLTLGHLGYSTESPVGQRLRDVIGLEIGDGTAQVSKLVISRSLLGRAFAP, translated from the coding sequence ATGTTCTACGCAGACGACGAGGACCAGGAGGCGTTCCGGGCGGAGATCCGCCGGTTCGCCGCCAAGACGCTGGCGCCCCACTACCAGTCCGACGACAAGGCGGCGACCTTCCGCCGCGAGCTCGCGCTCGACATGGCCGGCATGGGCCTGACCGGCCTGCGCATCCCTGAGCAGTACGGCGGCCAGGACGCCACCGCTGTGATCGCCGGCGTGGCGGCCGAGGAGGTCGGCCGGGCCGACTTCAACGCGACCTACCTGATCATCAACACGGCCCTGATCAGCGACATCATCGTCCGCAACGCGACCGACGAGCAGAAGGCGGCCTGGCTGCCCGGCATCGCCAGCGGCGAGACCGTGCCGTGCATCTGCATCACTGAGCCTGGTCACGGCACCGACGCGGCCAGCCTGGAGCTCAAGGCGGTGCGCGACGGCGACGGCTGGACCCTGCACGGCGAGAAGACCTCCATCACCCTGGGCATGGCCAGCGACCGCGCCGTCGTACTGGCTCGCACGGGTGGGCCGGGCGCACGCGGTGTCAGTGCCTTCTGGGTGGACCTCTCCCACCCGAGCGTCACCCGCGCCCCGTTCGACGACCTCGGAAGCCGGGCGATCGGCCGGGCGTCCCTGCACTTCTCCGGCACCCCGGTCGGCGCCGACGGCCTGATCGGCAACGAGGGGGACGGGTTCGTCTCCGTCATGCAGGGCTTCGACTACTCCCGCGCCATCATCGGCCTCGCCTGCCTCGGAGCGGCCCAGGCCTCGCTCGACGAGGCGCTGCAGTGGTCGCGCGACCGCGAGGCGTTCGGCAAGCCCATCGGCACCTTCCAGGGCGTCGCGTTCCCGCTGGCCGAGCAGGCGACGTACGTCAAGGGTGCACGCCACGTCTGCTACGAGGCGCTGTGGCGCAAGGACCAGGACCTCGAGCACTCCGCCGAGGCGGCGATGTCCAAGTTCTGGGCCCCCAAGCTCTCGGCGGAGGTCATCCACCAGTGCCTGCTCACCCTCGGCCACCTCGGCTACTCCACCGAGAGCCCGGTCGGGCAGAGGCTGCGCGACGTCATCGGACTCGAGATCGGCGACGGCACCGCCCAGGTCTCCAAGCTCGTCATCTCCCGCTCCCTGCTGGGCCGCGCGTTCGCTCCCTGA
- the pcaF gene encoding 3-oxoadipyl-CoA thiolase: MSTAYLVAGVRTPFGRYGGALASVRPDDLAAHTLRGLVGRLPGVDWGSVDDVLMGCANQAGEDNRNVARMAALLAGLPVEIPGGTLNRLCGSGLDAVATAARAVRAGDADLVVAGGVESMTRAPFVMAKADKPWSRSVEVHDTTIGWRFVNPAMAEQYGVDAMPQTAQHLATERDISRADQDAFALRSQERTSKAIAAGRLAREIVPVEVVSGRTSATVTEDEHPRATSLDKLAALRPIIADGSITAGNSSGVNDGAAAVLIASEAAVARYDLQPLARVSAAASAGVPPRVMGIGPVPATRKLLARTGIEVGQLDLVELNEAFAAQALAVLRDLGLPDDAEHVNPHGGAIALGHPLGASGARLALTAAMELDDRGAKRALATMCVGVGQGISVLFEAV, encoded by the coding sequence ATGAGCACCGCCTACCTCGTGGCCGGCGTCCGGACACCCTTCGGCCGCTACGGCGGTGCACTGGCCTCGGTCCGCCCCGACGACCTGGCCGCGCACACGCTGCGTGGTCTCGTCGGTCGACTCCCGGGAGTCGACTGGGGGAGCGTGGACGACGTCCTGATGGGCTGCGCCAACCAGGCCGGTGAGGACAACCGCAACGTCGCCCGGATGGCCGCCCTGCTCGCCGGGCTCCCGGTCGAGATCCCCGGAGGCACCCTCAACCGCCTCTGCGGCTCCGGCCTCGACGCCGTCGCGACTGCCGCCCGCGCCGTCCGTGCCGGTGACGCCGACCTGGTGGTCGCCGGAGGCGTGGAGAGCATGACGCGAGCCCCCTTCGTCATGGCCAAGGCCGACAAGCCCTGGTCGCGCTCAGTCGAGGTCCACGACACCACCATCGGGTGGCGCTTCGTCAACCCGGCGATGGCCGAGCAGTACGGCGTGGACGCCATGCCGCAGACCGCCCAGCACCTGGCCACCGAGCGTGACATCTCCCGGGCCGACCAGGATGCCTTCGCACTGCGGTCGCAGGAGCGGACCTCCAAGGCGATCGCGGCCGGGAGGCTGGCCCGCGAGATCGTGCCCGTCGAGGTCGTGTCGGGCCGGACGAGCGCCACCGTCACCGAGGACGAGCACCCTCGAGCGACGTCGCTGGACAAGCTCGCCGCGCTCCGCCCGATCATCGCCGACGGCTCGATCACCGCGGGGAACTCCTCCGGGGTCAACGACGGAGCCGCCGCGGTGCTGATCGCCTCGGAGGCCGCCGTCGCAAGGTACGACCTCCAGCCGCTCGCTCGCGTGAGCGCCGCCGCCAGCGCCGGCGTACCGCCGCGCGTCATGGGCATCGGCCCGGTCCCGGCCACCCGCAAGCTGTTGGCCCGCACCGGGATCGAGGTCGGCCAGCTCGACCTGGTCGAGCTCAACGAGGCCTTCGCAGCCCAGGCGCTCGCCGTGCTGCGCGACCTCGGCCTCCCCGACGACGCCGAGCACGTCAACCCCCACGGCGGTGCGATCGCCCTCGGCCACCCGCTCGGGGCCAGCGGCGCCCGGCTGGCCCTGACCGCAGCGATGGAGCTCGACGACCGCGGCGCCAAGCGGGCGCTGGCCACGATGTGCGTCGGTGTCGGTCAGGGCATCTCCGTGCTGTTCGAGGCAGTGTGA
- a CDS encoding AMP-binding protein has protein sequence MFETTLTPQKIEKFTAAGYWRDRTIIDFLDEAAAATPDKVAFIDSRTQVTFGELKAQVDRCALGMRELGVGPGDVVSFQLPNWIEWIVVHYAASRIGAISNPLIPIYREREVGFMVGLARSKVIVVPQSFRGFDYPAMVERMRGDWPALEHVLVVGEPGDTSSWEEFMATPWEERRDAGELDGLRPDPNDVTLLIFTSGTTGEPKGVMHTHNTVVAANDPLPARLGITPDTVFHMASTLAHLTGFLYGARLSVQNGATCVLQDVWDAATFVDLVEKHSISYTSAATPFLHDLLAVPGLAERDLASLTRFCCMGAPIPRVLVREAKAKLPGVAVLGGWGQTEEGLVTLGIPGDPEEKVIDTDGYPFPGMEIRVVDLAGATVPPGTEGALQVRGPFVFVGYAERLDMTRSLFRPDPEGDWFDTGDLAHVDEDGYLRISGRTKDVIIRGGENIPVSYVENVLYEHPDVEAVAVVGVPDPRLQERACACLVLKSGAEPLTFAGLQEFLATKGVAKQYWPERLVLLDDFPKTPSGKIQKFALRSEVASA, from the coding sequence ATGTTCGAGACCACGCTGACACCCCAGAAGATCGAGAAGTTCACCGCCGCCGGCTACTGGCGCGACCGCACCATCATCGACTTCCTCGACGAGGCTGCCGCGGCCACACCCGACAAGGTGGCCTTCATCGACAGCCGCACGCAGGTCACCTTCGGTGAGCTCAAGGCCCAGGTCGACCGGTGCGCCCTCGGCATGCGCGAGCTCGGCGTCGGTCCCGGTGACGTGGTCTCGTTCCAGCTCCCCAACTGGATCGAGTGGATCGTCGTCCACTACGCCGCCAGCCGGATCGGCGCGATCAGCAACCCCCTGATCCCCATCTATCGTGAGCGCGAGGTCGGCTTCATGGTCGGCCTGGCCAGGTCGAAGGTGATCGTGGTGCCCCAGTCCTTCCGCGGCTTCGACTACCCCGCGATGGTCGAGCGGATGCGTGGGGACTGGCCGGCCCTCGAGCACGTCCTGGTCGTGGGCGAGCCGGGCGACACCTCGTCGTGGGAGGAGTTCATGGCCACCCCGTGGGAGGAGCGGCGCGACGCGGGCGAGCTCGACGGTCTACGCCCCGACCCCAACGACGTCACCCTGCTGATCTTCACCTCGGGGACGACCGGTGAGCCCAAGGGCGTCATGCACACACACAACACCGTCGTGGCCGCCAACGACCCCCTCCCCGCCCGGTTGGGCATCACCCCTGACACGGTGTTCCACATGGCCTCGACGCTGGCCCACCTCACCGGCTTCCTGTACGGCGCCCGCCTCAGCGTGCAGAACGGCGCGACGTGCGTCCTCCAGGACGTGTGGGACGCTGCCACGTTCGTGGACCTGGTCGAGAAGCACTCCATCAGCTACACCTCGGCCGCCACCCCGTTCCTCCACGACCTCCTCGCGGTCCCCGGCCTCGCGGAGCGCGACCTGGCCTCGCTGACGCGGTTCTGCTGCATGGGCGCGCCGATCCCGCGGGTGCTGGTCCGCGAGGCCAAGGCGAAGCTGCCCGGCGTCGCCGTGCTGGGCGGCTGGGGCCAGACCGAGGAGGGCCTGGTCACCCTGGGCATCCCCGGCGACCCCGAGGAGAAGGTCATCGACACCGACGGCTATCCGTTCCCCGGCATGGAGATCCGTGTCGTCGACCTCGCTGGAGCGACCGTCCCGCCAGGCACCGAGGGTGCGCTGCAGGTCCGTGGACCCTTCGTCTTCGTCGGCTACGCCGAGCGGCTGGACATGACGCGGTCCCTGTTCCGCCCCGACCCCGAGGGCGACTGGTTCGACACCGGCGACCTGGCCCACGTCGACGAGGACGGCTACCTCCGGATCTCCGGACGCACCAAGGACGTCATCATCCGTGGCGGCGAGAACATCCCGGTCTCCTACGTCGAGAACGTCCTCTACGAGCACCCCGACGTCGAGGCCGTCGCGGTGGTCGGGGTCCCCGACCCGCGGCTCCAGGAGAGGGCCTGCGCCTGCCTGGTGCTGAAGTCCGGTGCCGAGCCGCTGACCTTCGCCGGTCTCCAGGAGTTCTTGGCGACCAAGGGTGTCGCCAAGCAGTACTGGCCTGAGAGGCTGGTGCTCCTCGACGACTTCCCGAAGACGCCGAGCGGCAAGATCCAGAAGTTCGCGCTGCGCAGCGAGGTGGCGTCCGCATGA